AGCTTGTGCGCCAGTTCGGCTGCCACCTCAATTTCTTCGCGATGGCGCTGACCATAATCAAAGGTGACGCAATGCACTTCATCATATTGTTGCAACGCCTGAATCAGGCAGGTGGTGGAATCTTGTCCGCCACTAAAAACTACAACGGCTCTTTTCATCTTTTCTTCCGTATAAAACTGAGCCGCTATGGTACTGGCTCAGGTGTGTGATGAACAGTATCGACTGCGGCTGGGGGTGGTATCCAGGCACGCGTGAAGTCGAACCAGCCCAGGCTGTTGAGTTGAATGCCTTCCACGCCGGGCGGGGCTGAAATCTGGTAGCGATAATTAAATAATGGCAGCAGATAACCGGCGCGCATCAGTTGCTCAAACAGCTGGTGGCTAAGAATAGCACGCTGCTCCGGATTCTGTTGTTGAGCGATCTCGCGCAAATGTTGACGTAAATGGATGTCACTTTGCGCACCCCTGAGCGGTTGCCATACCGGATCGTTCTCCAGCCAGCTGATCAGAGTAAACAACGGCGCATCGCCAATCAGACGATCACCCATCACTACGTCTGCATCAGCCAGCTCGCGTTCATCGCGCCAGCTTTTCACATCATGGAATATGCAGGTTAGCTGGCAACCATAGCTGGCCAGCAGGGGTTTCAGTGCTTCAGTCATCACATGAAGCTCAACCGGCAGATGATAATGCAGCGTCAGTGTGGCGGGCAGCGGCACATTTTCTTCTGCGGGTGGGGGAACCGGCCAGCCGGGCAGCAGCTCCTGGCTTGGCGTGATGAGCCCCTCATCCAGCGGCAACTGCTGAATCATGCCGCTACGCTGAATCAGGGAAATCAGGGTTTTGGCTTGTGCTGAACTGAGCCGGGATGAGATGCGCGGTGCCAGGTAGCAGAATCCCAGGCTGATGCTGCGATCGACCGGGCGCAGAGCATCCAGCTCGTCAGGATCACCAATAGCAATTTGCACCGGATGGCGACAACTGGTGCCAAGGGTGCGATCAAACAATTGCGGGGTGATCCAGTATTCAACGGCCTGGATCAGCGGCCGTTGCAGATGCCAGCGCGGGTGGCTTTCCAGTCGCACCAGTTCATCGGTGAAGTGCGCCAGTTTCCACGCACCGCTGCCGATGGTAGCAAGCTCCGGGTGTGGCAACAGGCAAAACTGATGCGCCAGTCGTTGTGGCAGCCAATAGTCACTGTGGCGCAGGCGGATACGCAGCGCCAGCGGGTGAGGGGCGGTGATGCTTTCAACTGAAGCCAGCAAGCGTAATCCTGGTGCGCTACGCAGAATCTTGTGTAACTGCGTGACCAGTTGCGTGGCATACAGTGGTTCATCGTTATGCCAGCTGAGCTGCGGCCGCAGCCAGAAAAACCAGTCGCAGCCGCTTTCATCATGCTGCCAGTGATGGGCTAAGTCGCCTTCAACATCATTGTCCCGAAAGCGCGTCAGCCCGGAAAATATCTGACGAGCGAGGTGTTGTTCGGCGCGCCCGGTCAGATGTAGCGGCAGCAGCGCTTCGAGGGATCGATAGTAAGGAATTCGCAGTACCGGGGCCTGATTGAGCCACTGTCCGCCCATCAATGGACGCAGCATCGTTAGCAAATGCTCCGGTTGCACATCCAGCACCTGCAATGCCTGCGTTGCTTCACCTGCCGCGAGCTGCTGCTGCAAAAGTTGCTGGCGTAGCTGATCCGGGGTGGTGAGAAAGGTCAGTGTTCCCTGTTTACCGCGCCCCGCAGTGCCCAGCCAGCGCAGCCAGCCAGCCTCCTGCCATTGGCGTAACAGGGTGCGGATATGGCGTTCACTGCAAAAACAGTGCTGCGCCATCGTCGCGACACTCAGATGCTGCGTTTCACCCTGGCTAAGTTGCCAGAGACGCTGAAATTGATTGACCCGATTAAGCTGGCGCATATCTAAACCCGGAACAGTTTTCTAAAAGTATTCACTATTAGTTCCGTAATTACCAGGCGATAGTAAAGGCCTCTAACCGACAGGAGAATTCGCATGGTCCGCCTCGCGGCATTTGATATGGATGGCACGCTGTTGCTGCCGACACATCGCTTAGGCAAAGAAACGCTCGCCAGTCTGCACGCCTTACACCATCGTGATGTCACGCTGACTTTTGCCACCGGACGTCATTTGCTGGATATGCAACCGGTGGTGAAGGAACTGATTACGCTGCCCGCATGGCTGATTACCGGCAATGGCACGCGCGTGCACGATCTGGATGGCAACCTGTTATTTGGCTGCGATTTGCCGCCAGCGATCGCCGAAGAGGTACTTCATCGCCACTGGCAAACCCCCGCGTCTATCCATGTATTTAATGATGAAGGCTGGTTTACCGACAAACCGTTACCCTTTGTACGCGAAGCGCATGTGATGAGTGGTTTTCAGTATCAGCTGCGTGACCTGAAGCAAATGTCGGCGCATGAAGTGACCAAAATCTGCTTTATTGCCCCGCATGAAACACTGCGTGCGCTGGAAATCGAACTGCGTGAAGCGCTGGGCGAACGTGCGAATATTTGTTTTTCTGCCTGGGATTGTCTGGAAGTACTGCCGCTGGGTTGCCACAAAGGCGCTGCGCTGACATGGCTGTGCCAGCACCTTTCACTGTCGTTAGCGGATTGTATGGCGTTTGGCGATGCCATGAACGATCGCGAAATGCTGGAGCAGGTAGGTAACGGCTTCATTATGGGCAACGCCATGCATCAATTGAAAGCGGTGTTGCCCCATTTACCGGTTATTGGCCATTGCGAGACACAGGCGGTGTCTCACTATTTAAATCACTGGATGACCACACCACACCTCGATTATTCCCCCGAATGCTGAGGTTTGCAGTGAACCGGACAGGATGTCCGGTTTTTTATTGCAGTTCACGCACCCACGGCGTGATATCACCAATGTGCTCCGCCACCCATTGCGCATCGTAATAAGTATCCGGATAACGCTCGCCACTGTCGCATAAAATGGTCACCAGTGACCCTTGCTCACCCTGTTCGCGCATGCGTTTCGCCACCTGCATCATGCCCCAGAAGTTAGTGCCGGTCGACGCACCCGGCCGACGCCCTAAAATCTGCTCCAGTTTCAGCATTGCTGCAATGGTTGCGGCGTCCGGCACTTTCATCATTTCATCAATGACATCCGGCATGAACGAGGGTTCAACGCGTGGGCGGCCAATGCCTTCAACCATGCTGCCACGTTCGCTGCGCAGCTGGTTATCACGGCTATGCCAGTAATCAAAAAAGACGGAATACTGTGGATCGACCACCAGCAGCCGGGTGTCAAAACCCTGATAGCGAATATAACGTCCCAGGGTGGCGGAAGTACCGCCGGTGCCAGCACTCATGATCAAGGTATGCGGCACCGGGAAAGGTTCATGCGCCATCTGGCGGAAAATACTTTCGGCAATATTGTTATTACCCCGCCAGTCCGTAGCGCGTTCGGCGTAGGTGAACTGGTCCATAAAATGGCCATTCAGTTCACGCGCCAGGCGTTCTGATTCGCTGTAAAGCTGGCAGGGATCGCTGACGAAGTGACATTCGCCGCCATAAAAGCGGATCTGCTCAATTTTACGTTTGGCGGTGCTGGCAGGCATCACGGCGATAAACGGCAGCCCCAGCAGACGGGCAAAATAGGCTTCCGATACCGCCGTGCTGCCGGAGGAGGCTTCAATAATTGGCGTTCCTTTGCGGATCCAGCCATTTGCCAGACCATACAGAAATAACGACCGTGCCAGACGGTGCTTCAGGCTGCCGCTGGGATGGGTGCTCTCATCTTTCAGATAGAAACGAATGCCGGGGAAATCATCCAGCGTAAAGCGAATCAGGTGTGTATCGGCAGAACGCTGAAAATCAGCGTTAATTTCGTTGATAGCGTGACGAATCCAGGGCGTTTGCATGCTGTGTTTCCGCAAAATTGAATGGCCACAGTTTAAGGCACTGGCAGGAAAAAGAGGTTGCTTTAATCCGGGTATAATGGCCCGATGAGAGAAAATTTTTCTCCCGGAGAGGCAAATGCTAGATAAAACTGACCGTAAACTGCTGGCATTATTGCAGCAGGACTGCACCCTGTCGCTACAGGCGCTGGCGGATGCGGTCAATCTGACCACCACGCCGTGCTGGAAACGCCTGAAAAAACTGGAAGATGATGGCATTATTCGTGCGCGCGTTGCGTTGCTGGACGGGGAAAAAATCGGCCTGGCACTGACGGCGTTTATGTTTGTCAAAACCCAGCAACACAGCAGTGACTGGTACCAGCAATTTGTCAGCGTCGTCCAGCAGATGCCGGAAGTGATGGCGTTCTACCGTATGGCCGGGGAATACGACTATCTGCTGCGTATTCAGGTGGCGGATATGAAAAGTTATGATGGTTTTTATAAGCGGCTGGTGAATGGCGTACCGGGCCTGATTGATGTGACCTCCAGCTTCGCCATGGAAGAGATTAAATACACAACCGCATTGCCGGTGGCACCCTGAACGGGTAAAGAAAGAGACAGTCTTGTGCGATTATTCAGCCAGTTAAGTTGGTATTTTCTGCGTGAGTGGCGGCGATATCTGGGCGCAGTCACGTTGCTAATCATTATTGCGCTTTTGCAATTACTGCCGCCGCATCTGGTGGGGGTGATTGTCGATGGCGTCACCCAACATACCTTAAGCACCGGACGGCTGATGATGTGGATCGGCGTGATGCTGATTACCGCCGTTATCGTCTATCTGCTGCGCTATGTCTGGCGCGTGTTGCTTTTTGGTGCCTCGTACCAATTGGCGGTGAAACTGCGTGAGGATTTTTATCGTCAGCTGAGTCGCCAGCATCCGGCATTTTATCTGCGCCACCGCACCGGTGATTTGATTGCCCGCGCCACCAACGATGTCGATCGCGTGGTGTTCGCCGCCGGGGAAGGGGTGCTGACATTGGTGGATTCGCTGGTGATGGGCTGCATGGTGCTGGTGGTGATGAGCGTGCAAATCAGCTGGCAGCTTACCTTACTGGCGCTGGTGCCCATGCCGATTATGGCGCTGATTATCCATCGTTACGGTAACCAGCTGCATGATCGCTTCAAACTCGCTCAGGCGGCGTTCTCCAGCCTGAACGATCAAACTCAGGAAAGCCTGACCAGCATTCGCATGATCAAAGCCTTTGGTCTGGAAGATCATCAGTCGCAGCAGTTTGCTGCTATCGCACGCGATACCGGTGAGAAAAACCTGCGCGTGGCGCGGGTGGATGCGCGTTTTGATCCCACCATTTATATCGCTATTGGTTTCTCAAACCTGCTGGCGATTGGTGGCGGTAGCTGGATGGTATGGCACGGCAGCCTGACGCTGGGACAGCTCACCAGCTTTGTTATGTATCTCGGTCTGATGATTTGGCCGATGCTGGCGCTGGCGTGGATGTTCAATATTGTCGAGCGCGGCAGCGCCGCCTGGGGTCGTATCCGCGCGCTGCTGGCAGAAGCACCGGCGGTTGAAGATGGCCAGACCGTCCTGCCGCCGGAAGCGGGGAATTTGCAGGTGGCGATTCGCGAGTTCCGCTATCCGGCTACGGCCGGTGCGGCGCTCAGCCATATCAATTTTCAGCTCAAGCCCGGTCAGATGCTGGGACTATGCGGGCCAACCGGCTGTGGTAAAAGTACGCTATTGAGTCTGATTCAGCGCCACTTTGACCTTGAGCAGGGCGACATTCGCTATCACAACACACCGCTGCCGCAGCTGCGTATTGATAGCTGGCGCAGTCGCCTGGCGGTGGTCAGCCAGACGCCTTTCCTGTTCTCCGACACCGTAGCCAATAACCTCGCGCTGGGGCGACCTAATGCCAGCCAGCAGGAGATTGAACGCGTGGCGAAAATGGCCTGTGTCCACGAGGATATCCTGCGCTTACCGCAGGGTTATGAGACCGAAGTGGGTGAACGTGGTGTCATGTTGTCGGGGGGACAGAAGCAGAGGATTGCCATCGCGCGTGCGCTGTTGCTGAATGCCGAGATCCTGATTCTGGATGATGCGCTGTCCGCCGTGGATGGGCGCACCGAACACGATATCCTGCACAACCTGCGACAGTGGGGCCAGGGGCGAACTCTTATTATCAGCGCCCATCGTCTGTCGGCTCTGACGGAAGCCAGCGAGATTCTGGTGTTGCAGCAGGGCATGGTGGCGCAGCGGGGCGATCACGATGAGCTGGCGGCACAAAACGGCTGGTATCGCGATATGTACCGTTACCAGCAACTGGAAGCGGCGCTGGACGAGGATGAGATCACCGAAGGAGCGAGTCGTGGCTAAATCTGTACGCCTGTGGCCCACGCTAAAACGTTTACTTGCATACGGTAAACCCTGGCGCAAATCATTATGGCTGGCGGTGGGGATGCTGTGGCTGGCAGCGGTGGCCGAAGTGACCGGACCAGTGCTGGTCAGTTATTTTATCGATCATCTGGTGGCGAAACATCAGATGCCGTGGGGAATTGTCGCCGGGCTGGTGGTGGGTTTTATTCTGCTGCAACTGCTGGCTGCGGGGCTGCATTATTTTCAGGCATTGCTGTTTAACCGCGCCGCGATTGGTGTGGTACAGCAATTACGTTCTGATGTGATGAATGCCGCGTTGCGCCAGCCACTCAGCGCCTTTGATACCCAGCCGGTGGGGCAGATTATCTCGCGCGTCACTAACGATACCGAGGTCATCCGCGATCTTTATGTCACGGTCGTGGCAACGGTGTTGCGCAGTGCCGCATTGATTGGTGCCATGCTGGTGGCGATGTTTGCTCTCGACTGGCGTATGGCGCTGGTGGCGATTGCCATTTTCCCGCTGGTTCTGGTGGTGATGCTGATTTACCAGCGTTACAGCACGCCCATTGCGCGTCGGGTACGCAGTTATCTGGCGGATATCAATAATGGCTTCAATGAAGTGATTAACGGCATGAGCGTCATCCAGCAATTTCGCCAGCAGGCGCGTTTTGGCGAACGCATGGGGGAGGCCAGCCGCTACCACTATCTGGCACGCATGGAGACGCTGCGACTTGATGGTTTCCTGCTGCGTCCGCTGCTGAGTTTGTTCTCTGCACTGATTTTGTGCGGCCTGCTGATGCTGTTCAGTTTTGCCACGCCCGGTGTGTTTGAAGTTGGTGTGCTGTATGCGTTTATTACCTATCTCGGGCGTCTGAATGAACCCTTGATTGAACTCACCACGCAGCAATCCATGCTGCAACAGGCAGTGGTCTCTGGCGAACGTATTTTTGAGCTGATGGATGCGGTCCAGCAGAATTATGGCGCGGACAACCGTCCGCTGGCGTCCGGGCGTATTGCGTTGCGTGATGTCAGTTTTGCTTACCGTGCCGATCGTGATGTGCTGAGCCGGATCGATCTGGATGTGCCTGCGCGTGGCTTTGTCGCGCTGGTGGGCCACACCGGCAGCGGCAAAAGCACGCTGGCGAATCTGCTGATGGGCTACTATCCGGTCACGCGCGGCAGTATCGAACTGGATGGTCGGCCGTTGCCACAACTGACGCATCAGGCGTTGCGCCAGGGTGTGGCCATGGTGCAGCAGGACCCGGTGGTGCTGGCCGATACCCTGCTTGCCAATGTCCGCCTTGGCCGCGATATCCCGGAAGACGCGGTATGGCAAGCGCTGGAAACGGTGCAACTTGCGCCACTGGTACGCTCGATGCCGGATGGCATCCATACCCGGCTGGGCGAGCAGGGCAATAATCTGTCAGTCGGGCAGAAGCAGTTGCTGGCACTGGCGCGGGTATTGGTGTCGCTGCCGCAGATTCTGATTCTCGATGAAGCCACCGCCAATATCGATTCCGGCACCGAACAGGCCATCCAGCATGCGCTGCGCGCGTTGCGCCAGCACAGCACACTGGTGGTGATTGCGCATCGCCTTTCGACCATTACCGAAGCGGATCAGATCCTCGTGTTGCACCGTGGTCAGGTTGCCGAGCGAGGCACGCACAGCGAATTGCTGGCGCAGCAGGGCCGTTACTGGCAAATGTATCAGCTGCAACAGGCGGGTGATGAACTCGCGGCGGGCATTCCCTTACCTATTGAAGGGTGACTTGCACCTTTTTTGAGCGCCATTATCGGATTATTCTGTACAAATGCACTTCTTTGAGGCTGTCCGCACCAAAGAAGTGCAAATATTCCACTCCTTTCTTCCTTTCCTTGTTGCATTTGTGTTGTCCATCACAGAACGAAGCGTGCTGCCACGCGGCTAATCCGCTGACTCTGCGGTTTTTTTATTTATGGCACACCCTTTGCTTATATCCCTGCGTGTCCGGTAAGACTTACTCATTAAATACCTGGAGGGGATCGTATGAAGCTGGTTACCGTGGTAATCAAACCATTTAAGCTGGAGGACGTGCGTGAAGCCTTATCCTCTATTGGCATTCAGGGACTGACAGTTACCGAAGTGAAGGGTTTCGGTCGCCAGAAAGGTCACGCAGAGCTTTATCGCGGTGCCGAGTACAGCGTGAACTTCCTGCCAAAAGTAAAAATTGATATCGCCATTGCTGATGATCAGCTGGATGAAGTGGTCGATGTCATCAGTAAAGCCGCTTACACCGGCAAAATTGGCGACGGTAAAATTTTCGTCGCGGAACTGCAGCGCGTTATCCGTATTCGTACTGGCGAGACCGACGAAGCAGCACTGTAACTGGGCCTTGATTGTGATGGGATGGAAAGAAATGAATAAAATGATGACGAAGTTGGGCCTGACCAGCCTGGCGCTGTTACCGTCTCTGGCCATGGCGGCAGCACCTGCCGTTGCGGATAAAGCCGATAACGCGTTTATGATGATCTGCACCGCGCTGGTGCTGTTCATGTCAATTCCTGGTATTGCCCTGTTTTACGGCGGTTTGATTCGCGGTAAAAACGTGTTGTCAATGCTGACTCAGGTAGCGGTAACCTTCTCCCTGGTCTGCGTGTTGTGGATGATTTACGGTTACTCACTGGCCTTCAGCGAAGGTAACGCCTTCTTCGGTAGCTTCCAGTGGGCGATGCTGAAAAACATCGAACTGAAAGCGCTGATGGGTACCTTCTATCAGTACATCCACGTTGCGTTCCAGGCTTCCTTCGCCTGTATCACCGTGGGCCTGATTGTCGGTTCTATCGCTGAGCGTATTCGTTTCTCTGCGGTGCTGATTTTCGTTGCGGTGTGGCTGACTCTGGCTTATCTGCCGATTGCGCACATGGTCTGGGCTGGTGGCTTGCTGGCGACCGATGGCGCGCTGGACTTCGCAGGCGGTACTGTGGTGCATATTAACGCCGCGGTGGCTGGTCTGGTGGGTGCTTACCTGGTGGGCAAACGTGCTGGCTTCGGTAAAGAAGCATTCAAACCGCACAACCTGCCGATGGTCTTCACCGGTACTGCGATCCTGTATGTGGGCTGGTTCGGTTTCAACGCCGGTTCTGCTTCTGCTGCGAACGAAATCGCTGCCCTGGCGTTCCTGAACACCGTGATTGCCACTGCGGGTGCGGTACTGTCATGGACCTTCGGTGAGTGGGCGCTGCGTGGTAAGCCTTCTCTGCTGGGTGCGTCTTCAGGCTTCATCGCGGGTCTGGTTGCTATCACCCCGGCGTGTGGTTATGTCGGTGTCGGCGGTGCGCTGATTATCGGTCTGGTGGGTGGTCTCGCAGGCCTGTGGGGTGTCACTACCCTGAAGAAATGGCTGCGTGTTGATGACCCGTGTGACGTGTTCGGTGTGCACGGCGTGTGTGGCATCGTAGGTTGTATCCTGACGGGTGTGTTCGCTTCCTCTTCACTGGGTGGCGTGGGTTATGCCGAAGGCGTGACTATGGGTCATCAGGTTTGGATTCAGCTGTTCAGCGTTGGCGTGACCATCGTCTGGTCCGGTGTGGTTGCCTTCATTGGCTTCAAACTGGCCGATATGATTGTTGGCCTGCGTGTTCCGGAAGATCAGGAACGCGAAGGTCTGGATGTTAACAGCCATGGCGAAAACGCTTACAACCAGTAAGAGCCAGGCTAAGAAGAGCAGTGCGCTAAAATAATAAAAAGCAGAAGGGGCGAGAAATCGCCCCTTTTTTTATGCGTCTCGCTGGCGCATCACGCCTTCCTGCACCGTGGTTGCCACGAGCCGGCCATCCTGAGTAAAGAATTCTCCGCGTACAAAGCCACGCGCACCCGAAGCCGAGGTGCTGACAACGCTATACAGCAGCCATTCCGACAGATCGAATGGGCGGTGGAACCACATCGAGTGGTCGATAGTCGCTACCTGCATATCCGCTTCGAGAAAACCTTTGCCGTGCGGTTGCAACGCGACGGGCAGGAAATTGAGGTCAGAAGCGTAGCCGAGCAGGTATTGATGAATCCGGCGGTCCTGCGGCAACTGCCCGTTGGCGCGAACCCATACCTGGCGTACCGGCTCATCGACGCGCCCTTTAAGCGGGTTGTGGATTTGTACCGGGCGAATATCCAGTGGCCGTTCGGCAAGGAATTTTTCCCGCAGCTTACCGGGCAGATGTGCTGCCAGCTTATGTGCCAGATCTTGCTCCGATGGCAGGTTATCCGGAGGCGGCACCTGCGGCATCACGTTCTGATGCTCAAAACCGCTTTCCGGAGCCTGAAATGAGGCCGTCATATAGAAGATCGGCTGGCCATTTTGCACCGCACTGACGCGGCGTGCGCTGAAGCTCTTACCATCACGCAGGGTTTCGACATCATAGATGATGGCTTTCTGGCTATCGCCCGGGCGCAGGAAGTAGCTGTGAAACGAATGAATGATACGTGCTTCCGGCACTGTCTGTTTCGCCGCATACAGGGCCTGACCAACGACCTGGCCACCAAACACCTGTCGCAGGCCGAGGTCTTCGCTCTGGCCGCGAAATAATCCCTCTTCCAGTTTTTCCAGATTCAATAAATTAAGCAGGTTGTGCAGGGCCTGGCTCATAACGGATTCCTCAGTGATACCGGTCGGGCAAGTTTGAAAGATCCGACCAGTTGTCGTCAATCTTTTTGCCGTGGTTTCAGCGATCTAAGACCAGTCTCAGGCGCAACGCGGATTTTTGTGCCAGAATTAATGACATTCGGCGGTTGAAAAGCTGCACATTATTTTTACCACCGATAATCATAGTGTTCATAAGGAGACGACATCGATGAAACTCTGGCAAATTATTAGCGGTATGACGCTGGCCGTGGCGGTCGCAGGGTGCGCGGACCACAGCAAGCCGGTAGCAACACCGACCTTAGGTGCAAGCGTCGCAGGACAGCAGGCGGCCATTGCGCAGCCGAATGTGAGTGGGACCATTTATATTCGCCAGCGCATTGCACTGCCACCCGATGCAGTCCTGACGGTAACGCTGTCGGATGCTTCGATATCCGATGCGCCATCCCGAGTGCTGGCACAGCATGTGGTACGCACCGAGGGCAAACAGGCACCGTTCCAGTTTGTTCTGCCGTTTAATCCGGCTGACATCCAGCCGAACGCACGCATTTTGTTAAGCGCGGCAATTGCCATCGATGGCAGACTGGCGTTTATCACCGATACCGTGAAACCTGTGATTAATCAGGGGGGCACGAAGGCGGAACTGCTGCTGGTACCGACCACCAATATGGCGATGCCGACGCAGCCAGGTGCGGCGACCACCGTACCTTCGACCTCACCGACGCAGATCACGCCGTCTTCTTCGGTACCTGCGCCAACCAGTATGTAGCATCGAAAGCGGCTTTAAGGATAAAGCCGCTCATTCAATTCTGATCCCAGCGATAACGCGCCAGTTCGATTTCCCCGGCGTCACTCACTTCAATACCTTCGGCCTCCAGCGCGTCACGCTGGCGAAACAAATCATCACCCTGGAGCGAAATACGACCATGACGGTTAAGGACGCGATGCCAGGGGAGCTGGCTACCCGGCGGCAAACGTTTCAATACGCCGCCCACCTGACGTGCCGCACGCGGCGAACCTGCTAAGCGGGCGACATCGCCATAAGTCATCACTTTACCCGGCGGGATGGCGGCGATAATCTGCCATACGCGCTGTGGAAAGCTATCGTGCTCGCTCATCGAGGCAACCCTGAGTCACTGTAAAGGCCAGACTTTAGCATGAGCGTGGTGAATGAAGCAGCATCCGGAGGCATAGCTGTTCAAGAAACCAACGGTCATCCGGGGTTTGCTTGCAATTGCCGGGGGCTTACCTGATAATGCCAGCGCTCTCGTAATGAGGGCTTGTCAATGGGGGCCCTGTTGGTTCTCCCGCAATGCTAACTTGTGAACTCGGTCAGGTCCGGAAGGAAGCAGCCGCAGCAGGCGACGCGTGTGCCGGGATGTAGCTGGCAGGGCCTCCACCATTTCTGTCTTCCGAAAAATCCCCATAATTCAACCCATAGCGTGATGCTGGCACTCCTTTGCCAGTGGCATGGTCAATCCCTGAAATTCGGTTGCTATGGCAGGCCGTAGATGAGAAGGGGAAAACTTAGCGGACAAACTTCCAGACAGAACCGGGCACTTTATCGTAGAGCTTATTCATCGTCAGCTCTGCAAGGCGGTGATCGGCAGCAGAATAGAATACCGCTAACTCGTCATCGGACAATTCATACTTGTTTTTCTCAATCACCCGCTCAAGGGTGTCGATTGAGCGACAGCGGCGCAGTCGCATCAAATAATCGGTTTTGGTTAAGGCTTGGTTGCTCATAAATAAGTCGTTCTCACTCTGATGCTAAAAGGAATGGCTGGGTTGCTGTAGAAAAGCGCACTCTTCGGCAAACAGGTTAAATAGGCGTCGGGCTGAACGTTGCCAACGTTGAAGATCCTGAGTATTGATTCCGTAGCTGCTAAACAACATAAAGGTATCGTCAAGATATTCATCGATTTGCGTTATCAGTGCTTCATCTTCAACATGCTTAATTTTGTAATTCATCGTGAAAGACGCGATATGCTCAATCAAATCGTTGAGCTGTAAATTGCTTTCCGAAGTTGGATCATTAACCCAGCCATGATGACTGTCAGTTAATGTTGCCATACTTTCGTCAAACAGGTTCTCACACAGGAATTTAAGCTGGGCAATATCATGCCGTTTCGGTGAGTATTCGTCCATCTTTTTCCCCTCCATAGCTAGCACAGTTACCGCAGCGCGGCGAGATTAGGAAAAGCTACCTGGAAGCGATCACGAATAAAATGAATTCAGCGACTCCTTAAATATAATCCACAATCATTAGTTTTGCTCACCTCCATTACCAAATATTACAATTCATCGGCAGGAGAAGGGCGTGTATTGTCGATCACTTCAAACACCAGCGCACCGGGGACGATATGAAACAGAACATCTTCCTGGCGTGTAAAGGTTTCATTTAAATCCTGACAGGGACTAAATAAATTCCACATGAAATCGTAAAGCATTTTAAATCGATTATTAGGACCAGGACTAATGGATATAATGCGAAAACTCTCGGGAACTAATCGCGCATTTTGTGAATACCATTGCAAATCACCTGCAAGTGCTTCCGCTATTTTGAGAATATTCCCCTGAATTATTGCCTGCAACTTAGTGCAGTCATCCTCACCTTCAGCAATATCACAATGAATAATGGCCTGCATCGTTAATCCGGTAAAAAAGATGATGTTTATATCATTGGGGTTTCATGCAGATATTGCAAGCACGCCTTAAGCAGAAATAGCTATTGTTGTGATGGATTCCAGCACCTGTTGGTGACGAAAAGGATGTAAGCCGCGCAGCGACTCCTTCGGTTGGCGGTGCTGGTTAACTTTTGAAACACTTTCCTGCGCGGCAGCCTGAGGCATAATCTGATAGTGTATTTGTTATGTTATAACATTTTGGTTGTGTCGTATGAATCATAGTGGATTACTTCTGTCTCTGGGCGGACGCTTGCTGGTGGCCCTGTTGCTGGTGGCCCTGCTGGGGATGGCGATTGTTTGGGGTATGCAGAAATGATGCAGTTTCACCATCTGCAAGCCGGTTATCAGGGACAAACCG
This genomic stretch from Pantoea cypripedii harbors:
- a CDS encoding PLP-dependent cysteine synthase family protein, with product MQTPWIRHAINEINADFQRSADTHLIRFTLDDFPGIRFYLKDESTHPSGSLKHRLARSLFLYGLANGWIRKGTPIIEASSGSTAVSEAYFARLLGLPFIAVMPASTAKRKIEQIRFYGGECHFVSDPCQLYSESERLARELNGHFMDQFTYAERATDWRGNNNIAESIFRQMAHEPFPVPHTLIMSAGTGGTSATLGRYIRYQGFDTRLLVVDPQYSVFFDYWHSRDNQLRSERGSMVEGIGRPRVEPSFMPDVIDEMMKVPDAATIAAMLKLEQILGRRPGASTGTNFWGMMQVAKRMREQGEQGSLVTILCDSGERYPDTYYDAQWVAEHIGDITPWVRELQ
- a CDS encoding Lrp/AsnC family transcriptional regulator — translated: MLDKTDRKLLALLQQDCTLSLQALADAVNLTTTPCWKRLKKLEDDGIIRARVALLDGEKIGLALTAFMFVKTQQHSSDWYQQFVSVVQQMPEVMAFYRMAGEYDYLLRIQVADMKSYDGFYKRLVNGVPGLIDVTSSFAMEEIKYTTALPVAP
- a CDS encoding SmdA family multidrug ABC transporter permease/ATP-binding protein, giving the protein MRLFSQLSWYFLREWRRYLGAVTLLIIIALLQLLPPHLVGVIVDGVTQHTLSTGRLMMWIGVMLITAVIVYLLRYVWRVLLFGASYQLAVKLREDFYRQLSRQHPAFYLRHRTGDLIARATNDVDRVVFAAGEGVLTLVDSLVMGCMVLVVMSVQISWQLTLLALVPMPIMALIIHRYGNQLHDRFKLAQAAFSSLNDQTQESLTSIRMIKAFGLEDHQSQQFAAIARDTGEKNLRVARVDARFDPTIYIAIGFSNLLAIGGGSWMVWHGSLTLGQLTSFVMYLGLMIWPMLALAWMFNIVERGSAAWGRIRALLAEAPAVEDGQTVLPPEAGNLQVAIREFRYPATAGAALSHINFQLKPGQMLGLCGPTGCGKSTLLSLIQRHFDLEQGDIRYHNTPLPQLRIDSWRSRLAVVSQTPFLFSDTVANNLALGRPNASQQEIERVAKMACVHEDILRLPQGYETEVGERGVMLSGGQKQRIAIARALLLNAEILILDDALSAVDGRTEHDILHNLRQWGQGRTLIISAHRLSALTEASEILVLQQGMVAQRGDHDELAAQNGWYRDMYRYQQLEAALDEDEITEGASRG
- the cof gene encoding HMP-PP phosphatase — translated: MVRLAAFDMDGTLLLPTHRLGKETLASLHALHHRDVTLTFATGRHLLDMQPVVKELITLPAWLITGNGTRVHDLDGNLLFGCDLPPAIAEEVLHRHWQTPASIHVFNDEGWFTDKPLPFVREAHVMSGFQYQLRDLKQMSAHEVTKICFIAPHETLRALEIELREALGERANICFSAWDCLEVLPLGCHKGAALTWLCQHLSLSLADCMAFGDAMNDREMLEQVGNGFIMGNAMHQLKAVLPHLPVIGHCETQAVSHYLNHWMTTPHLDYSPEC
- a CDS encoding SgrR family transcriptional regulator; translated protein: MRQLNRVNQFQRLWQLSQGETQHLSVATMAQHCFCSERHIRTLLRQWQEAGWLRWLGTAGRGKQGTLTFLTTPDQLRQQLLQQQLAAGEATQALQVLDVQPEHLLTMLRPLMGGQWLNQAPVLRIPYYRSLEALLPLHLTGRAEQHLARQIFSGLTRFRDNDVEGDLAHHWQHDESGCDWFFWLRPQLSWHNDEPLYATQLVTQLHKILRSAPGLRLLASVESITAPHPLALRIRLRHSDYWLPQRLAHQFCLLPHPELATIGSGAWKLAHFTDELVRLESHPRWHLQRPLIQAVEYWITPQLFDRTLGTSCRHPVQIAIGDPDELDALRPVDRSISLGFCYLAPRISSRLSSAQAKTLISLIQRSGMIQQLPLDEGLITPSQELLPGWPVPPPAEENVPLPATLTLHYHLPVELHVMTEALKPLLASYGCQLTCIFHDVKSWRDERELADADVVMGDRLIGDAPLFTLISWLENDPVWQPLRGAQSDIHLRQHLREIAQQQNPEQRAILSHQLFEQLMRAGYLLPLFNYRYQISAPPGVEGIQLNSLGWFDFTRAWIPPPAAVDTVHHTPEPVP